Proteins encoded within one genomic window of Epinephelus lanceolatus isolate andai-2023 chromosome 9, ASM4190304v1, whole genome shotgun sequence:
- the LOC117253138 gene encoding calcium release-activated calcium channel protein 1-like: MSLNEHSLQALSWRKLYLSRAKLKATSRTSALLSGFAMVAMVEVQLERDHKYPPGLLIAFSACTTVLVAVHLFALMISTCILPNLEAVSNVHNLNSVNESPHERMHRHIELAWAFSTVIGTLLFLTEVMLLCWVKFLPLKSNTDENNGTISSGEAAAIASTCIMVPFGLVFIMFAVHFYRTLVSHKTDRQIRELEQVIQLQNQLDHRAENDDLKAAIHFP; this comes from the exons ATGAGTTTGAACGAGCACTCGTTACAGGCTCTGTCATGGAGAAAACTGTACTTGAGTCGAGCCAAGTTAAAAGCCACCAGCCGCACTTCAGCCCTGCTGTCCGGATTCGCGATG GTTGCCATGGTGGAAGTACAGCTGGAGCGGGATCATAAATATCCTCCAGGGCTGCTGATAGCCTTCAGCGCCTGCACCACAGTTCTGGTTGCAGTACACCTCTTCGCCCTTATGATCAGCACCTGCATCCTCCCTAACCTCGAGGCTGTCAGCAATGTTCACAACCTCAACTCCGTCAACGAGTCTCCTCACGAGCGCATGCACCGCCACATAGAGCTGGCCTGGGCTTTCTCCACAGTCATCGGCACACTCCTCTTCCTGACGGAGGTGATGCTCTTGTGCTGGGTGAAGTTCTTACCCCTCAAAAGCAACACTGACGAGAACAATGGTACTATAAGTTCCGGCGAGGCCGCAGCCATCGCTTCCACCTGCATCATGGTGCCATTTGGACTTGTTTTTATCATGTTCGCTGTCCACTTTTACCGCACGCTGGTGAGTCACAAAACAGACCGGCAGATCCGAGAGCTGGAGCAGGTCATTCAGCTCCAGAACCAGCTGGACCACAGGGCTGAGAATGACGACCTGAAGGCCGCCATCCATTTCCCTTGA